The following are from one region of the Rosistilla carotiformis genome:
- a CDS encoding SAM-dependent methyltransferase: MTNQPPAPNAFCFLCCQQGSEPALKAELDDRKWRLAFSRPGFVTLKNVAADSGEAESAQATLPSGIFIRTASWSIGKVAGEESDRLAGQLSELLREANLPKPDLLHLWGRDRLPVGERGFMPGNEPLTEAVADFLAAKLHEEDLIASPMANQIARPGDRVLDVVMVESNQWWVGWHEVVSAVDRWPGGTFPMNRDREVISRAYYKTSEAIAWSGFQLHEGDQVVEIGSAPGGSVQRLLELGLHVTGIDPAEMDESIMEHSNYRHFRARGGDIKRHHYAKTRWLLVDSNVKPEKTLTTVENIVQHRDTSITGMLLTLKLSSYERAIDIPIWLDQIRSWGYTNIRARQLATGRTEICVAASI; encoded by the coding sequence ATGACCAACCAGCCGCCCGCCCCCAATGCGTTCTGTTTTTTATGCTGCCAGCAAGGTTCCGAACCAGCGCTCAAGGCGGAACTTGACGATCGCAAGTGGCGGCTCGCCTTTTCACGCCCTGGATTCGTAACGCTTAAAAACGTCGCCGCCGATTCTGGCGAGGCCGAATCTGCCCAGGCGACGCTCCCTTCGGGGATCTTCATCCGCACCGCCTCGTGGTCGATCGGTAAGGTTGCCGGTGAGGAATCCGATAGGTTGGCTGGCCAGTTGAGCGAGCTATTGCGGGAGGCCAATCTTCCCAAGCCCGACCTGTTACATCTCTGGGGACGCGATCGATTGCCCGTTGGCGAACGCGGCTTCATGCCCGGCAATGAACCGCTGACCGAAGCGGTGGCCGATTTCTTGGCCGCGAAACTGCACGAAGAGGATTTGATCGCATCGCCGATGGCGAATCAGATCGCGCGTCCCGGCGATCGCGTGCTGGATGTCGTGATGGTCGAATCCAATCAGTGGTGGGTCGGTTGGCACGAAGTTGTCAGCGCGGTCGATCGTTGGCCCGGCGGAACGTTTCCGATGAATCGCGACCGAGAGGTCATCTCGCGGGCCTACTATAAAACCTCCGAAGCGATCGCCTGGAGCGGTTTCCAGTTGCATGAAGGGGACCAAGTGGTCGAGATCGGCAGCGCTCCCGGCGGCTCGGTGCAACGGCTCCTGGAACTGGGGCTGCACGTCACCGGGATCGATCCTGCGGAGATGGACGAATCGATCATGGAGCACAGCAATTACCGACATTTCCGGGCACGCGGTGGCGACATCAAACGCCACCATTATGCGAAAACCCGATGGTTGTTGGTCGATTCAAACGTGAAACCTGAAAAGACGCTGACCACGGTCGAGAACATTGTCCAGCATCGCGATACGTCGATCACCGGAATGCTGTTAACGCTGAAGTTGAGTTCCTATGAACGGGCAATTGATATTCCGATCTGGTTGGATCAGATTCGATCGTGGGGCTACACCAACATCCGCGCACGCCAACTGGCAACCGGGCGAACCGAAATCTGCGTGGCGGCCAGCATTTGA
- a CDS encoding FAD-binding and (Fe-S)-binding domain-containing protein produces MQDRLQSSLVALQSQLEGELRIDTVARTVYSTDASLYQETPLAVAIPKTEADLRQLILFAAEHKIGLIPRAAGTSLAGQVVGAGIVVDISRHFTQILEIDREAGWARVQPGVIRNELNMALQPHGMLFGPETSTQNRAMLGGMFGNNSCGSNSIVYGSTRDHVLEVRGFLSDGSEATFTALSDEDFAAKCALENDSLESQIYRGIRDLLSQPEVREEIDREFPKPQIPRRNTGYAVDLLMDASPLAPADAPSEKPFDFCKLLAGSEGTLFFATEIKVRCLPLPPPASALLCPHFVSVDESLRATLLAVKHSIHACELVDHFVLSGAARNREQRANMSFVDGTPGAILAIEFRADTDQQAVAAAERLATEMKAAGLGYHFPVLTGDDTNKVWDLRKAGLGILSNVVGDAKPCAVIEDTAVAIEDLPEFIAEFNRRLKTKHGLECVHYAHAGSGEIHLRPIINLKTDAGNQQFRAVAQEIADLVKEYRGSLSGEHGDGRLRGEFLEQMIGAKNYQVIRQIKRLWDPENRFNPNKIVDTPPMNSSLRYKPGQATPEIPTVLDFSGTEGVLRAAELCNGSGDCRKTQLSGGTMCPSYMATRNEQDTTRARANMLRHVLTAADGDRFPFDSEEVRQVMDLCLSCKGCKRECPSNVDVAKLKAEFQQGYYDAHGVPRRAKLIANFARNSQMAAIAPWMFNFIVRNPVTSRIFKRFAGFAEKRSLPTMHRTTLRRWFAKHTPHAAAGKNGRVLLFCDEFTNYNDTPVGIAAVELLERLGYAVEIPEHRESGRAALSKGLLRQAREVAEENVRLLKDRVSADLPLVGVEPSALLSFRDEYPELVRGDLRDAAVKMSEHCLMIDEFLARQMDAGRIPSDAFTDTQRTIRLHGHCHQKALASLAPTVRMLQLPRNYTVRLIPSGCCGMAGSFGYEQEHYDLSMQIGELVLFPTVRKEPAENLIAAPGTSCRHQIADGTGRKAEHPVQILRDALRPV; encoded by the coding sequence ATGCAAGATCGTCTTCAGTCGTCGCTTGTCGCATTGCAGTCACAGCTCGAAGGGGAGTTGCGTATCGACACGGTCGCGCGCACCGTCTATTCGACCGATGCGTCGCTGTATCAAGAAACCCCGTTGGCGGTGGCGATTCCCAAAACCGAAGCCGATCTGCGGCAGTTGATCCTGTTTGCCGCCGAGCACAAGATCGGCCTGATCCCGCGAGCCGCCGGCACCTCGTTGGCCGGCCAAGTCGTCGGCGCGGGGATCGTCGTGGACATCTCCCGCCACTTCACGCAGATCCTCGAGATCGATCGCGAAGCGGGGTGGGCACGTGTGCAGCCGGGAGTGATTCGCAACGAATTGAACATGGCGTTGCAACCGCATGGGATGCTGTTTGGTCCCGAGACGTCGACTCAGAATCGAGCGATGTTGGGCGGCATGTTTGGCAATAATTCGTGTGGATCGAATTCGATCGTCTACGGCAGTACTCGCGACCACGTTTTGGAAGTCCGTGGGTTCTTGAGCGATGGCAGCGAAGCGACCTTCACCGCGCTCAGCGACGAAGACTTTGCGGCGAAATGCGCTCTGGAGAATGATTCGTTGGAGTCGCAGATCTATCGCGGGATTCGAGATCTTTTGAGTCAACCGGAGGTTCGCGAAGAGATCGATCGCGAATTTCCCAAGCCACAGATTCCGCGACGCAACACGGGATATGCTGTCGATCTATTGATGGATGCATCGCCGTTGGCACCGGCCGACGCGCCGAGCGAAAAACCGTTCGATTTTTGCAAGTTGTTGGCGGGGTCCGAAGGAACGCTGTTCTTCGCCACCGAGATCAAAGTGCGTTGCCTGCCGTTGCCGCCACCGGCGTCGGCGCTATTGTGCCCGCATTTCGTATCGGTCGACGAATCGCTACGAGCGACTTTGTTGGCGGTCAAGCATTCGATACATGCGTGCGAACTGGTCGATCACTTTGTTCTCAGCGGTGCGGCTCGCAATCGGGAGCAACGCGCCAACATGAGTTTTGTCGACGGAACGCCGGGAGCGATTCTGGCGATTGAATTCCGTGCTGACACCGATCAACAGGCCGTTGCCGCGGCGGAGCGGTTGGCGACGGAGATGAAAGCGGCCGGGTTGGGGTATCATTTTCCTGTCTTAACCGGAGACGACACGAACAAAGTGTGGGATCTCCGCAAAGCGGGCTTGGGGATTCTCAGCAACGTGGTCGGCGATGCGAAACCTTGTGCCGTGATCGAGGATACCGCGGTTGCGATCGAAGACCTGCCCGAGTTTATTGCGGAATTTAATCGCCGGCTGAAGACCAAACATGGATTGGAGTGTGTGCACTACGCGCACGCTGGATCGGGGGAGATCCATCTGCGGCCGATTATCAACCTCAAGACCGACGCCGGGAACCAACAGTTTCGCGCGGTCGCGCAGGAGATCGCCGATTTGGTCAAAGAATATCGCGGGTCGCTTAGTGGCGAACATGGCGATGGCCGATTGCGTGGTGAGTTTCTGGAACAGATGATCGGTGCGAAAAACTACCAAGTGATCCGGCAGATCAAACGGTTGTGGGATCCCGAGAATCGCTTCAATCCTAACAAGATCGTCGATACGCCGCCGATGAATTCAAGCCTGCGATACAAGCCGGGGCAGGCGACGCCGGAGATTCCAACGGTGCTGGATTTCAGCGGTACCGAAGGCGTGTTGCGTGCGGCTGAGCTGTGCAACGGTTCGGGAGACTGCCGCAAGACGCAGCTGTCCGGCGGCACGATGTGCCCTAGTTACATGGCGACTCGCAACGAACAGGACACGACGCGGGCGCGGGCGAACATGCTGAGGCATGTTTTGACGGCAGCCGATGGGGATCGATTCCCGTTTGACAGTGAAGAGGTCCGTCAGGTGATGGATCTTTGCTTGTCGTGCAAGGGCTGTAAGCGAGAGTGTCCGTCGAACGTCGATGTTGCCAAACTGAAGGCAGAGTTTCAACAAGGCTATTACGATGCGCATGGCGTTCCTCGGCGGGCCAAATTGATCGCAAACTTTGCCCGCAACAGCCAGATGGCAGCGATCGCCCCGTGGATGTTCAACTTCATCGTCCGCAATCCCGTGACCTCGCGGATTTTCAAACGCTTCGCCGGTTTTGCCGAAAAGCGTTCGCTGCCAACGATGCACCGAACAACGCTGCGTCGTTGGTTCGCCAAGCATACCCCGCACGCGGCAGCGGGGAAAAACGGCCGCGTGCTGTTGTTCTGCGATGAATTCACCAATTACAACGATACGCCCGTCGGGATCGCGGCGGTCGAGTTGTTGGAACGATTGGGGTACGCTGTCGAGATTCCCGAGCATCGCGAGAGCGGACGGGCAGCGTTGTCCAAGGGATTGCTGCGGCAGGCGCGGGAGGTTGCCGAAGAGAACGTCCGTCTCTTGAAGGATCGCGTCAGCGCAGACCTTCCGTTGGTTGGTGTCGAGCCGTCGGCGCTGCTGAGCTTTCGCGACGAATACCCGGAACTGGTCCGCGGCGACCTGCGAGACGCGGCAGTGAAGATGAGTGAACACTGCTTGATGATCGATGAATTTTTGGCGCGGCAGATGGATGCGGGGCGGATTCCGTCCGACGCGTTCACCGATACGCAGCGGACGATCCGCTTGCATGGTCACTGTCATCAGAAGGCTTTGGCATCGCTGGCACCCACGGTGCGGATGCTTCAATTGCCACGGAACTACACCGTGCGATTGATTCCGTCGGGGTGCTGCGGCATGGCGGGATCCTTCGGATACGAGCAAGAGCACTACGATTTGTCGATGCAAATCGGCGAATTGGTTTTGTTTCCAACGGTTCGCAAGGAACCGGCGGAGAACCTAATCGCCGCGCCGGGGACCAGTTGCCGTCATCAGATCGCCGATGGCACCGGCCGCAAAGCCGAACATCCGGTGCAGATTCTCCGCGATGCGTTGCGACCGGTTTAG
- a CDS encoding sigma-54-dependent transcriptional regulator: MSKKTQPSGLSILFADDETGLQELMRAELPRMGHTVTICPDGLTALAAVEKQAYDCLIVDLDMPGMNGIEVLQRTKELQPTCEAIVLTGKSTTESAIIAVKCGAFDYLTKPSRLADLATLLGRVAERRQISKQMSALQLRLRRAEGDPQLIGKHPSMQRVSQLIAKVAPTESTVLIRGETGCGKELVARAVHDQSRRANESFVAINCGALPENLIESELFGHCRGAFTGADAARTGLFQVADGGTIFLDEIGELPLAMQAKLLRVLESREIRRVGDSQVEKIDVRVVCATHRNLEEMVEKGEFREDLMFRINTFEIEVPALRERASDIPELAGHLLRRFNTENLTDAELFTPETMTALMAHVWPGNVRELANVIEHAVILCDSLPIRPEHLPRHFGDRQLRKELRSSSPMSLREMENVAIEQALVRHDGNKSAVAAELGISLKTLYNKLNTVAAEKQSA, from the coding sequence ATGTCCAAAAAAACGCAGCCTAGTGGTTTATCGATCCTGTTCGCTGACGATGAAACCGGCTTGCAAGAACTGATGCGGGCCGAATTGCCGCGGATGGGTCACACCGTCACGATTTGCCCCGATGGCTTAACCGCTTTGGCAGCTGTCGAAAAGCAGGCCTACGATTGCCTCATCGTCGATCTGGACATGCCCGGCATGAACGGGATCGAAGTCCTACAGCGGACCAAAGAATTGCAACCGACGTGCGAAGCGATCGTGTTGACCGGCAAATCGACCACCGAATCGGCGATCATCGCAGTCAAATGTGGCGCTTTCGATTATCTGACCAAGCCGTCGCGGCTGGCCGACCTGGCAACGCTGTTGGGCCGTGTGGCCGAACGACGTCAGATCAGCAAACAGATGTCTGCGTTGCAGCTGCGTTTGCGTCGCGCCGAAGGGGACCCGCAACTGATCGGCAAGCATCCATCGATGCAACGTGTCAGCCAATTGATCGCCAAGGTGGCCCCCACCGAAAGCACCGTCCTGATCCGCGGCGAGACCGGCTGTGGCAAGGAACTAGTGGCACGTGCGGTCCACGATCAAAGCCGCCGGGCGAATGAATCGTTTGTGGCGATCAACTGTGGCGCGCTTCCCGAAAATCTGATCGAAAGCGAATTGTTCGGTCACTGTCGCGGTGCATTCACCGGCGCCGATGCCGCGCGGACAGGCTTGTTTCAAGTTGCCGATGGCGGCACGATTTTCTTGGACGAGATCGGCGAACTGCCGTTGGCGATGCAAGCCAAGCTGCTGCGTGTCTTGGAATCGCGTGAGATCCGCCGCGTGGGTGACAGCCAAGTTGAAAAGATCGATGTCCGCGTTGTCTGCGCCACCCACCGCAATTTGGAAGAAATGGTCGAGAAAGGGGAGTTCCGGGAGGACCTGATGTTCCGGATCAACACCTTTGAAATCGAAGTTCCGGCGCTCCGCGAACGGGCTAGCGATATTCCTGAATTGGCAGGGCACCTGCTGCGCCGCTTCAATACGGAAAATCTGACCGATGCGGAGCTGTTCACGCCCGAGACGATGACCGCGCTGATGGCGCATGTCTGGCCGGGGAACGTTCGCGAACTGGCCAATGTGATTGAACACGCGGTGATTTTGTGCGATTCGCTGCCGATTCGTCCCGAGCACTTACCGCGTCACTTTGGCGACCGACAACTGCGGAAAGAGCTACGCAGTTCGAGTCCGATGAGCCTGCGAGAGATGGAGAACGTTGCGATCGAACAGGCGTTGGTGCGTCACGACGGCAACAAGTCAGCGGTCGCCGCGGAACTGGGCATTAGCCTGAAAACCCTGTATAACAAGCTGAACACGGTTGCCGCGGAAAAACAATCCGCGTAA
- a CDS encoding transglutaminase-like domain-containing protein: protein MTYPIHPRRQPQPRPTLGHDLRRSLGSTHAPLSRRSLLLVAAACCAPSAVGQETTATADDARLEFVAPEKQLWQVGVKVMTAGSLCEEIYATFPVPTEWPEQNVQVVDQSLSRYVDRWDTRDMLGGAKQVLVRMVNVPPNTASDALFTFEVTKSRIKNVGEINDLVIPQKVEREERVFLGSSPYIDPRHGKIRKIVNELPATDDQTPWQQVEQIYDWVRDHVEYREGEIKTAVEALDDGYGDCEELTSLFVAICRAKKIPARMVWIPGHCYPEFMLHDASGTPHWFPCQAAGTRQFGEMDEYKPILQKGDRFKVPEQKSVQRYVAEFCKVKARSKPDVTFVRELSDSE from the coding sequence ATGACTTATCCCATCCATCCTCGTCGCCAGCCCCAACCACGCCCTACGCTTGGTCACGATCTTCGGCGATCGTTGGGTTCCACCCATGCGCCTCTGTCGCGACGTTCGCTGCTATTAGTCGCCGCGGCTTGCTGTGCGCCCTCCGCGGTTGGGCAAGAGACAACCGCGACGGCCGACGACGCGCGGTTGGAGTTCGTGGCTCCCGAAAAACAATTGTGGCAAGTCGGCGTGAAAGTGATGACCGCCGGATCGTTGTGCGAAGAGATCTACGCAACCTTTCCGGTCCCAACCGAATGGCCCGAGCAAAACGTCCAAGTCGTCGACCAGAGTCTCAGCCGTTATGTCGATCGCTGGGATACACGCGACATGCTGGGCGGTGCCAAACAGGTGTTGGTTCGGATGGTCAACGTTCCCCCCAACACCGCTTCGGACGCGCTGTTCACCTTTGAAGTGACCAAGTCACGGATAAAAAACGTGGGGGAAATCAACGATCTTGTGATTCCTCAAAAGGTCGAACGCGAGGAGCGTGTTTTTCTTGGCAGCAGTCCCTACATCGATCCACGGCATGGCAAGATCCGCAAGATCGTGAACGAATTGCCGGCGACCGACGACCAAACCCCATGGCAACAGGTCGAACAGATCTATGATTGGGTCCGCGATCATGTCGAGTATCGCGAAGGCGAAATCAAAACCGCCGTCGAAGCGCTCGACGATGGCTACGGCGATTGCGAAGAATTGACAAGTTTGTTTGTCGCGATCTGTCGCGCTAAAAAGATCCCCGCGCGGATGGTCTGGATCCCTGGACATTGCTACCCAGAATTCATGCTGCACGATGCCAGTGGCACACCTCATTGGTTTCCTTGCCAGGCGGCGGGAACACGTCAATTTGGTGAGATGGATGAATACAAGCCGATCCTTCAGAAAGGGGATCGCTTCAAAGTTCCCGAACAGAAATCGGTGCAGCGTTATGTTGCCGAGTTCTGCAAAGTCAAAGCACGCTCGAAGCCGGATGTCACGTTCGTTCGCGAACTGAGCGACAGCGAATAG
- a CDS encoding zinc ribbon domain-containing protein → MSDAPHKISHSTVSTLHHIHKKLTELNSQIGRGPRQLQAGIKAIETLKASEQQAKDALQQAKIACDRKQLQLKEREQRVADLKAKLNTAASNREFQTFKEQIAADQQANGVLADEILEAMEKIDELGRELKLRTEDLNQREADHASLQSEVDARVSVATAERERVMEELAVAEEQLPDDAVEIYQRLIRSHGEDGLAHVEGQSCGNCGATFAPQVLNRLMLSHFICCPTCGAILYMTADSVSE, encoded by the coding sequence ATGTCTGATGCTCCGCATAAAATTTCGCACTCGACGGTTAGCACGCTGCATCACATTCATAAGAAGTTGACCGAACTGAACAGCCAAATCGGTCGTGGCCCACGCCAACTACAAGCGGGGATTAAGGCGATCGAAACGTTAAAAGCCTCCGAACAACAAGCCAAGGATGCGCTGCAACAGGCCAAGATCGCGTGCGATCGAAAACAGTTGCAATTGAAAGAACGCGAACAACGGGTTGCCGATCTCAAAGCCAAATTGAACACCGCGGCAAGCAATCGCGAATTCCAAACCTTCAAAGAACAGATCGCTGCCGACCAACAAGCCAACGGCGTATTGGCCGATGAAATCCTCGAAGCGATGGAAAAGATCGATGAATTGGGGCGGGAATTGAAACTCCGCACCGAAGATTTAAATCAACGCGAAGCGGACCATGCGTCGTTACAAAGCGAAGTCGATGCGCGGGTGTCGGTCGCCACTGCCGAACGCGAACGTGTCATGGAGGAACTCGCGGTCGCCGAAGAACAGCTTCCCGACGATGCGGTCGAGATCTACCAACGCTTGATTCGCAGCCATGGTGAAGATGGATTGGCGCATGTCGAAGGTCAATCGTGCGGCAACTGTGGCGCTACCTTTGCCCCCCAAGTCCTGAACCGATTGATGTTGTCCCACTTCATCTGTTGTCCCACCTGCGGGGCGATCCTTTACATGACCGCCGATTCGGTTTCCGAATAA